The following coding sequences are from one Streptococcus mitis window:
- a CDS encoding acetolactate synthase large subunit, with amino-acid sequence MEKISLESPKTGSDLVLETLRDLGIDTIFGYPGGAVLPFYDAIYNFKGIRHILGRHEQGCLHEAEGYAKSTGKLGVAVVTSGPGATNAITGIADAMSDSVPLLVFTGQVARAGIGKDAFQEADIVGITMPITKYNYQVRETADIPRIITEAVHIATTGRPGPVVIDLPKDVSALETDFIYSPEVNLPSYQPTLEPNDMQIKKILKQLSKAKKPVLLAGGGISYAEAAAELNEFAERYQIPVVTSLLGQGTIATSHPLFLGMGGMHGSFAANIAMTEADFMISIGCRFDDRLTGNPKTFAKNAKVAHIDIDPAEIGKIISADIPVVGDAKKALQMLLAEPTIHNNTEKWIEKVTKDKNRVRSYDKKERVVQPQAVIERIGELTNGDAIVVTDVGQHQMWTAQYYPYQNERQLVTSGGLGTMGFGIPAAIGAKIANPDKEVVLFVGDGGFQMTNQELAILNIYKVPIKVVMLNNHSLGMVRQWQESFYEGRTSESVFDTLPDFQLMAQAYGIKNYKFDNPETLAQDLEVITENVPMLIEVDISRKEQVLPMVPAGKSNHEMLGVKFHA; translated from the coding sequence ATGGAGAAAATCAGTTTAGAATCTCCTAAGACGGGGTCGGACCTAGTTTTGGAAACACTTCGTGATTTAGGAATTGATACCATCTTTGGTTATCCTGGTGGTGCAGTCTTGCCTTTTTATGATGCGATATATAATTTTAAAGGCATTCGCCACATTCTGGGACGCCATGAGCAAGGCTGTCTGCATGAAGCTGAAGGTTATGCTAAATCAACTGGAAAGTTGGGTGTTGCCGTCGTCACTAGCGGACCGGGAGCAACAAATGCCATTACAGGAATTGCAGATGCCATGAGCGATAGCGTTCCCCTTTTGGTCTTTACAGGTCAGGTGGCGCGAGCGGGGATTGGGAAGGATGCCTTTCAAGAGGCAGACATCGTGGGAATTACCATGCCAATCACTAAGTACAATTATCAAGTTCGTGAGACAGCTGATATCCCTCGAATCATTACGGAAGCTGTCCATATCGCAACTACAGGTCGACCAGGGCCAGTTGTCATTGACCTACCTAAAGACGTATCTGCTTTAGAAACGGACTTCATCTATTCACCAGAAGTGAACCTACCAAGCTATCAACCGACTCTTGAGCCAAATGATATGCAAATCAAGAAAATCTTGAAGCAATTATCCAAGGCTAAAAAGCCAGTCTTGCTAGCTGGTGGTGGAATTAGTTATGCTGAAGCAGCTGCAGAATTAAATGAATTTGCAGAACGCTATCAAATTCCAGTGGTAACCAGTCTTTTGGGACAAGGAACGATTGCAACGAGTCATCCACTCTTCCTTGGAATGGGAGGCATGCACGGGTCATTCGCAGCTAATATTGCCATGACAGAAGCGGACTTTATGATTAGTATTGGTTGCCGTTTCGATGACCGCTTGACGGGGAATCCTAAGACCTTCGCTAAGAATGCTAAGGTTGCTCACATTGATATTGACCCAGCTGAGATTGGCAAGATTATCAGTGCGGATATTCCTGTAGTTGGAGACGCTAAGAAAGCCTTGCAAATGTTGCTGGCCGAACCAACAATTCATAATAATACTGAGAAATGGATTGAGAAAGTCACTAAAGACAAGAACCGTGTTCGTTCTTATGACAAGAAAGAGCGTGTGGTTCAACCACAAGCCGTTATTGAACGCATCGGTGAGTTGACGAATGGAGATGCCATTGTGGTAACAGACGTTGGTCAACACCAAATGTGGACAGCCCAGTATTATCCTTACCAAAATGAACGTCAGTTAGTGACTTCAGGTGGTTTGGGAACGATGGGATTTGGAATTCCAGCAGCAATCGGGGCTAAAATTGCTAACCCAGATAAGGAAGTAGTCTTGTTTGTTGGGGATGGCGGTTTCCAAATGACTAACCAGGAATTGGCTATTTTGAACATTTACAAGGTGCCAATCAAGGTGGTTATGCTGAATAACCACTCACTTGGAATGGTTCGCCAATGGCAGGAATCCTTCTATGAAGGTAGAACATCTGAGTCAGTCTTTGATACCCTTCCTGATTTCCAATTGATGGCACAAGCTTATGGCATTAAAAACTATAAGTTTGACAATCCTGAGACCTTGGCTCAAGACCTTGAAGTGATCACTGAGAATGTTCCTATGCTAATCGAGGTAGATATTTCTCGTAAGGAACAGGTGTTACCAATGGTACCAGCTGGTAAGAGTAATCATGAGATGTTGGGGGTGAAGTTCCATGCGTAG
- the ilvC gene encoding ketol-acid reductoisomerase: protein MAVQMEYEKDVKVAALDGKKIAVIGYGSQGHAHAQNLRDSGRDVIIGVRPGKSFDKAKEDGFDTYTVAEATKLADVIMILAPDEIQQELYEAEIAPNLEAGNAVGFAHGFNIHFEFIKVPADVDVFMCAPKGPGHLVRRTYEEGFGVPALYAVYQDATGNAKNIAMDWCKGVGAARVGLLETTYKEETEEDLFGEQAVLCGGLTALIEAGFEVLTEAGYAPELAYFEVLHEMKLIVDLIYEGGFKKMRQSISNTAEYGDYVSGPRVITEQVKENMKAVLADIQNGKFANDFVNDYKAGRPKLTAYREQAANLEIEKVGAELRKAMPFVGKNDDDAFKIYN, encoded by the coding sequence ATGGCAGTTCAAATGGAATATGAAAAAGATGTTAAAGTAGCAGCACTTGACGGTAAAAAAATCGCCGTTATTGGTTATGGTTCGCAAGGACATGCGCATGCTCAAAACTTGCGTGATTCAGGTCGCGATGTCATCATCGGTGTACGTCCAGGTAAATCTTTTGACAAAGCAAAAGAAGATGGATTTGACACTTACACAGTAGCAGAAGCTACTAAATTGGCTGACGTTATCATGATTTTGGCACCAGACGAAATCCAACAAGAATTGTACGAAGCAGAAATCGCTCCAAACTTGGAAGCTGGAAATGCAGTTGGATTTGCTCATGGTTTCAATATCCACTTTGAGTTTATCAAAGTTCCTGCGGATGTAGATGTCTTTATGTGTGCTCCTAAAGGACCAGGACACTTGGTGCGTCGTACTTATGAAGAAGGATTTGGTGTTCCAGCTCTTTATGCAGTATACCAAGATGCAACAGGAAATGCGAAAAACATTGCTATGGACTGGTGTAAAGGTGTTGGAGCAGCCCGTGTAGGTCTTCTTGAAACAACTTACAAAGAAGAAACTGAAGAAGATTTGTTTGGTGAACAAGCTGTACTTTGTGGTGGTTTGACTGCCCTTATCGAAGCAGGTTTCGAAGTCTTGACAGAAGCAGGTTACGCTCCAGAATTGGCTTACTTTGAAGTTCTTCACGAAATGAAATTGATCGTTGACTTGATCTACGAAGGTGGATTCAAGAAAATGCGTCAATCTATTTCAAATACTGCTGAGTACGGTGACTATGTATCAGGTCCACGTGTGATTACTGAGCAAGTTAAAGAAAATATGAAAGCTGTCTTGGCAGACATCCAAAATGGTAAATTTGCAAATGACTTTGTAAATGACTATAAAGCTGGACGTCCAAAATTGACTGCTTACCGTGAACAAGCAGCTAACCTTGAAATTGAAAAAGTTGGTGCAGAATTGCGTAAAGCAATGCCATTTGTTGGTAAAAATGACGATGATGCATTCAAAATCTATAACTAA
- a CDS encoding Asp23/Gls24 family envelope stress response protein: MTVKINTKDGQIELTDEVIATVVGGAATEIFGVVGMASKNALKDNFQALLGKENYSKGVVVKAAEDGSIAVDVYTVLSYGTKISEVSKNIQERVRFSLENQLGITAQTVNVYIQNIKVVGE, translated from the coding sequence ATGACTGTAAAAATTAATACAAAAGATGGTCAAATCGAACTAACAGATGAAGTGATTGCAACCGTCGTAGGTGGAGCAGCAACTGAGATTTTTGGTGTGGTCGGTATGGCTAGTAAAAATGCCCTCAAAGATAATTTCCAAGCCCTTCTAGGTAAGGAAAATTATTCCAAAGGTGTCGTCGTGAAGGCAGCCGAAGATGGCAGTATTGCAGTTGATGTATATACCGTGTTGAGCTACGGAACAAAGATTAGCGAAGTGTCAAAAAACATTCAAGAGCGTGTTCGGTTTAGTTTGGAAAATCAACTTGGAATTACCGCTCAGACTGTAAATGTCTACATTCAAAATATCAAAGTTGTAGGAGAATAA
- the rpmB gene encoding 50S ribosomal protein L28, with product MAKVCYFTGRKTVSGNNRSHAMNQTKRAVKPNLQKVTVLIDGKPKKVWASARALKSGKVERV from the coding sequence ATGGCTAAAGTATGTTACTTTACAGGTCGTAAGACTGTATCAGGAAACAACCGTTCACACGCGATGAACCAAACAAAACGTGCCGTAAAACCAAACCTTCAAAAAGTTACTGTTCTTATCGATGGTAAACCTAAAAAAGTTTGGGCTTCAGCTCGTGCTTTGAAATCAGGTAAAGTTGAACGCGTTTAA
- the ilvN gene encoding acetolactate synthase small subunit, whose protein sequence is MRRMLTAKLQNRSGVLNRFTGVLSRRQVNIESISVGATEDPNVSRITIIIDVASHDEVEQIIKQLNRQIDVIRIRDITDKPHLEREVILVKMSAPAEKRAEILAIIQPFRATVVDVAPSSITIQMTGNAEKSEALLRVIRPYGIRNIARTGATGFTRD, encoded by the coding sequence ATGCGTAGAATGTTAACAGCAAAACTACAGAATCGATCAGGAGTCCTCAATCGCTTTACCGGTGTCCTGTCTCGTCGTCAGGTTAATATCGAAAGTATCTCTGTTGGAGCAACAGAAGATCCGAATGTATCGCGTATCACCATTATTATTGATGTTGCTTCACATGATGAGGTGGAGCAAATTATCAAACAGCTCAATCGTCAGATTGATGTGATTCGCATTCGTGATATTACAGACAAGCCTCATTTGGAGCGCGAGGTAATTTTGGTTAAGATGTCAGCGCCAGCTGAGAAGCGAGCTGAGATTCTAGCGATTATTCAACCTTTCCGTGCAACAGTTGTAGATGTAGCACCAAGCTCGATTACCATTCAGATGACAGGAAATGCTGAAAAGAGTGAAGCTCTGTTGCGAGTTATTCGACCATACGGTATTCGCAATATTGCTCGAACTGGTGCAACTGGATTTACCCGCGATTAA
- a CDS encoding ABC transporter substrate-binding protein/permease, which translates to MRKIYLSIFTSLLLMLGLVNVAQADEYLRIGMEAAYAPFNWTQDDDSNGAVKIDGTNQYANGYDVQIAKKIAKDLGKEPLVVKTKWEGLVPALTSGKIDMIIAGMSPTAERKQEIAFSSSYYTSEPVLLVKKDSAYASAKSLDDFNSAKITSQQGVYLYDLIAQIPGAKKETAMGDFAQMRQALEAGVIDAYVSERPEALTAEAANSKFKMVQVEPGFKTGEEDTAIAIGLRKDDNRISQINASIETISKDDQVALMDRMIKEQPAEATTTEETSSSFFSQVAKILSENWQQLLRGAGVTLLISIVGTIIGLIIGLAIGVFRTAPLSENKAIYGLQKLVSWILNVYIEIFRGTPMIVQSMVIYYGTAQAFGINLDRTLAAIFIVSINTGAYMTEIVRGGILAVDKGQFEAATALGMTHNQTMRKIVLPQVVRNILPATGNEFVINIKDTSVLNVISVVELYFSGNTVATQTYQYFQTFTIIAVIYFVLTFTVTRILRFIERRMDMDTYTTGANQMQTEDLK; encoded by the coding sequence ATGAGAAAAATATACTTATCTATTTTCACAAGTCTCTTGCTGATGCTGGGACTTGTCAATGTTGCCCAAGCCGATGAATATTTACGCATCGGGATGGAAGCAGCATATGCTCCCTTTAACTGGACTCAGGACGATGATAGCAATGGAGCTGTCAAAATCGATGGGACTAACCAGTATGCTAACGGATACGATGTTCAAATCGCCAAGAAAATCGCTAAGGACTTAGGTAAAGAACCTTTAGTTGTTAAAACCAAGTGGGAAGGTCTAGTCCCTGCCCTTACTTCTGGTAAGATTGACATGATTATCGCAGGTATGAGTCCAACTGCAGAACGCAAACAAGAAATTGCCTTTTCAAGCAGTTACTACACTAGTGAACCAGTTCTACTAGTCAAAAAAGATTCTGCCTACGCAAGTGCTAAATCTTTGGATGACTTTAACAGTGCGAAAATCACTTCTCAACAAGGTGTCTACCTTTATGACTTGATTGCACAAATCCCAGGTGCTAAAAAAGAAACAGCCATGGGAGACTTCGCTCAAATGCGCCAAGCTCTTGAGGCCGGTGTCATCGATGCTTATGTTTCTGAACGCCCAGAAGCTCTGACTGCCGAAGCTGCTAACTCTAAGTTTAAAATGGTTCAAGTAGAACCAGGTTTTAAAACTGGAGAAGAAGATACAGCTATTGCCATTGGACTTCGTAAAGATGACAATCGTATTAGCCAAATCAATGCCAGCATTGAAACCATTTCAAAAGACGATCAAGTTGCCTTGATGGATCGTATGATCAAGGAACAACCTGCCGAAGCTACAACAACTGAAGAGACTAGCAGTAGTTTCTTTAGCCAAGTCGCTAAAATTCTTTCTGAAAACTGGCAACAACTTTTGCGTGGTGCTGGTGTCACTCTTTTAATCTCTATCGTCGGAACTATCATAGGTCTCATTATCGGCCTTGCCATTGGTGTTTTCCGTACTGCTCCTCTATCTGAGAATAAAGCCATTTATGGCCTACAAAAACTAGTCAGCTGGATCCTCAATGTCTATATCGAAATTTTCCGTGGTACACCAATGATCGTTCAATCGATGGTTATCTACTATGGAACTGCCCAAGCTTTCGGTATCAACCTTGACCGTACACTGGCTGCTATCTTCATCGTTTCGATCAACACCGGTGCCTACATGACTGAAATTGTTCGTGGTGGTATCCTAGCAGTTGACAAGGGACAATTTGAAGCCGCAACTGCTCTTGGTATGACTCATAACCAAACCATGCGTAAGATTGTTCTACCTCAGGTAGTCCGTAACATCCTACCAGCAACTGGTAATGAATTTGTCATCAATATCAAAGATACATCTGTATTGAACGTTATCTCTGTTGTCGAACTTTATTTCTCAGGAAATACCGTGGCAACACAAACCTATCAATACTTCCAGACATTTACAATCATCGCCGTGATTTACTTTGTCCTCACCTTCACCGTAACACGTATCCTACGCTTCATCGAACGCCGCATGGACATGGATACCTATACTACAGGTGCTAACCAAATGCAAACGGAGGATTTGAAATAA
- a CDS encoding LiaF transmembrane domain-containing protein, whose translation MKKKAFGIVLLVLAALILLQGNFGIPSFGGQIWPLLGIAFFAYQSVGALLRRHLTSASFTALVALMIANHFYGILPIPNQSLFWASILIVMGVSALTHSNRTWNGKKWWYDGKKTILTDKEVAFGTGTFYKQNQELVDDQVEVGFGNAKIYYDNAEILGDSATLKVEVGFGNAVIYVPKHWGVDLKVETFCGVAKADTPLAPTSKTLIIRGDVAFGKLGVVYVK comes from the coding sequence ATGAAAAAGAAAGCATTTGGTATTGTGTTGCTAGTATTGGCAGCTTTAATATTATTACAAGGAAATTTTGGAATCCCTTCATTCGGTGGGCAAATTTGGCCCTTGCTTGGTATTGCATTTTTTGCCTATCAATCAGTTGGAGCTTTGTTGCGTCGTCACTTAACTTCAGCCTCTTTTACAGCTCTAGTAGCCTTAATGATTGCTAACCACTTTTATGGCATTTTACCAATTCCTAATCAGTCATTGTTCTGGGCAAGTATTTTAATCGTAATGGGTGTCAGCGCACTCACTCATTCTAACAGAACTTGGAATGGGAAAAAATGGTGGTATGATGGTAAAAAGACCATTCTTACAGATAAGGAAGTTGCTTTTGGGACTGGGACTTTCTACAAGCAAAATCAAGAATTGGTAGACGACCAAGTAGAAGTTGGTTTTGGAAATGCCAAAATCTATTATGACAATGCAGAGATTTTAGGAGATAGCGCAACTCTGAAAGTGGAAGTCGGTTTTGGGAATGCAGTTATCTATGTTCCTAAACATTGGGGAGTTGATTTAAAGGTAGAAACTTTCTGTGGCGTAGCCAAGGCAGATACTCCTCTAGCGCCAACCAGCAAAACCTTGATTATCCGTGGAGATGTGGCTTTTGGGAAATTAGGAGTTGTTTACGTTAAATAA
- a CDS encoding DAK2 domain-containing protein: MSKITTSLFQEMVQAASTRLNKQAEYVNSLNVFPVPDGDTGTNMGMTIENGAKEVADKPASTVGEVASILAKGLLMGARGNSGVITSQLFRGFSQAIKDKDELTGQDLALAFQSGVEVAYKAVMKPVEGTILTVSRGAAIGAKKKAEQTDDAVEVMRAALEGAKTALAKTPDMLPVLKEVGVVDSGGQGLVFIYEGFLSALTGEYIASEDFVATPANMSEMINAEHHKSVAGHVATEDITFGYCTEIMVALKQGPTYAKDFDYDEFRNYLNELGDSLLVVNDDEIVKVHVHTEDPGLVMQEGLKYGSLVKVKVDNMRNQHEAQVEKEAAQVSKPAEEKEYALIAVVAGKGLADIFRSQGVDYVIEGGQTMNPSTEDFIKAVEQVNARNIIFLPNNKNIFMAAQSAAEVLEQPAVVVETRTLPQGLTSLLAFDPSKSIEENQERMTAALRDVVSGSVTTAVRDTTIDGLEIHENDNLGMVDGKILVSNPDMHQTLTETLKHMLDEDSEIVTFYVGEDGSEELANEIAQEIAEEFEDVEVEIHQGQQPVYPYLFSVE; the protein is encoded by the coding sequence GTGTCAAAAATTACTACTAGCTTATTTCAAGAAATGGTGCAGGCTGCATCAACTCGTTTGAATAAGCAAGCTGAATATGTCAATTCATTAAACGTCTTTCCAGTTCCAGATGGAGATACTGGAACAAACATGGGAATGACCATTGAAAATGGAGCTAAAGAAGTTGCAGACAAGCCAGCTTCTACAGTTGGCGAGGTAGCGAGCATTCTTGCCAAAGGTCTTTTGATGGGTGCGCGTGGAAACTCAGGAGTTATTACGTCTCAGCTTTTCCGTGGATTTTCACAAGCCATCAAGGATAAAGACGAGTTAACAGGTCAAGACTTGGCCCTTGCCTTCCAATCAGGTGTGGAAGTTGCTTATAAGGCAGTTATGAAACCAGTTGAAGGAACGATTTTGACAGTTTCTCGCGGTGCTGCTATCGGTGCTAAGAAAAAAGCTGAGCAAACAGATGACGCTGTTGAAGTCATGCGCGCAGCCTTGGAAGGTGCTAAAACAGCACTAGCTAAAACGCCAGACATGCTTCCAGTATTGAAAGAAGTTGGCGTTGTGGATTCAGGTGGTCAAGGACTGGTCTTCATCTACGAAGGTTTCCTTTCAGCCCTTACTGGTGAATATATTGCATCTGAGGACTTTGTAGCGACTCCGGCTAACATGAGTGAAATGATTAATGCTGAACATCATAAGTCTGTAGCTGGTCACGTAGCGACTGAGGATATCACGTTTGGTTACTGTACTGAAATCATGGTAGCTCTTAAGCAAGGTCCAACCTATGCCAAAGATTTTGACTACGACGAATTCCGTAACTACTTGAATGAACTCGGGGACTCTCTCCTTGTTGTCAATGATGATGAAATCGTCAAAGTCCATGTCCATACAGAAGATCCAGGACTTGTTATGCAAGAAGGTCTCAAATATGGTAGCTTGGTCAAGGTGAAAGTTGACAATATGCGGAACCAACACGAAGCACAGGTTGAAAAAGAAGCTGCTCAAGTTAGCAAACCAGCTGAAGAAAAAGAATATGCTTTGATTGCTGTCGTTGCTGGTAAAGGTCTAGCAGATATCTTCCGTTCTCAAGGTGTGGATTATGTTATCGAAGGCGGTCAAACCATGAACCCTTCAACAGAAGACTTTATCAAGGCTGTTGAACAGGTCAACGCTCGTAACATCATCTTCCTGCCAAACAACAAAAACATCTTCATGGCAGCTCAATCTGCAGCAGAAGTTTTGGAGCAACCAGCAGTAGTGGTAGAGACTCGTACTCTTCCTCAAGGTTTGACAAGTCTTCTTGCCTTTGATCCAAGCAAGTCAATTGAAGAAAATCAAGAGCGTATGACTGCAGCCCTTAGAGATGTCGTTAGCGGAAGCGTCACAACAGCCGTTCGTGATACAACCATTGATGGTTTAGAAATCCATGAAAACGATAATCTTGGTATGGTTGATGGGAAAATTCTTGTGTCAAACCCTGACATGCACCAAACCTTGACAGAAACATTGAAACATATGTTGGATGAAGATAGTGAAATCGTAACCTTCTATGTCGGTGAAGACGGAAGCGAAGAACTTGCCAATGAAATTGCTCAAGAAATCGCAGAAGAGTTCGAAGATGTTGAAGTCGAGATTCATCAAGGTCAACAACCTGTTTACCCATACCTATTTAGTGTGGAATAA
- a CDS encoding amino acid ABC transporter ATP-binding protein — protein sequence MPQAILEIKHLKKSYGQNEVLKDISLTVHKGEVISIIGSSGSGKSTFLRSINLLETPTDGQILYHGQNVLEKGYDLTQYREKLGMVFQSFNLFENLNVLENTIVAQTTVLKRERTEAEKIAKENLEKVGMGERYWQAKPKQLSGGQKQRVAIARALSMNPDAILFDEPTSALDPEMVGEVLKIMQDLAQEGLTMIVVTHEMEFARDVSHRVIFMDKGVIAEEGKPEDLFTNPKEDRTKEFLQRYLK from the coding sequence ATGCCACAAGCAATCCTTGAAATTAAACACCTCAAAAAATCCTATGGACAAAACGAAGTGCTAAAAGACATTTCTCTCACTGTCCACAAGGGAGAAGTTATCTCTATCATCGGAAGCTCTGGAAGCGGAAAATCAACCTTCCTACGCTCCATTAACCTCCTTGAAACGCCAACTGATGGACAAATCCTTTATCATGGACAAAACGTCCTCGAAAAAGGCTATGACCTCACGCAATACCGTGAAAAGTTGGGGATGGTGTTCCAATCCTTTAACCTCTTTGAAAATCTTAACGTACTTGAAAACACAATTGTCGCTCAGACAACTGTCCTTAAACGCGAACGTACAGAAGCTGAAAAGATTGCCAAAGAAAACCTAGAAAAGGTCGGCATGGGAGAACGCTACTGGCAAGCCAAACCAAAACAACTCTCAGGTGGTCAAAAACAACGTGTAGCCATCGCTCGTGCCCTTTCAATGAATCCGGACGCCATTCTCTTTGATGAACCAACATCAGCTCTCGATCCAGAAATGGTTGGAGAAGTCCTCAAAATCATGCAAGATCTGGCTCAGGAAGGCTTGACTATGATTGTCGTAACCCACGAAATGGAATTCGCCCGTGACGTCTCTCACCGTGTTATCTTTATGGATAAGGGTGTGATTGCTGAAGAAGGCAAACCAGAAGACCTCTTCACCAATCCTAAAGAAGACCGTACAAAAGAATTCCTTCAACGCTATCTCAAATAA
- the ilvA gene encoding threonine ammonia-lyase IlvA: MLSSKDIIKAHKVLNGVVVNTPLDYDHYLSEKYGAKIYLKKENAQRVRSFKIRGAYYAISQLSKEERERGVVCASAGNHAQGVAYTCNEMKIPATIFMPITTPQQKIGQVRFFGGDFVTIKLVGDTFDASAKAAQEFTVSENRTFIDPFDDAHVQAGQGTVAYEILEEARKESIDFDAVLVPVGGGGLIAGVSTYIKETSPEIEVIGVEANGARSMKAAFEAGGPVKLKEIDKFADGIAVQKVGQLTYEATRQHVQTLVGVDEGLISETLIDLYSKQGIVAEPAGAASIASLEVLAEYIKGKTICCIISGGNNDINRMPEMEERALIYDGIKHYFVVNFPQRPGALREFVNDILGPNDDITRFEYIKRASKGTGPVLIGIALADKHDYAGLIRRMEGFDPAYINLNGNETLYNMLV; the protein is encoded by the coding sequence ATGTTAAGTTCAAAAGATATCATCAAGGCTCATAAGGTCTTGAATGGTGTGGTCGTTAATACACCGCTTGATTATGACCATTATTTATCGGAGAAGTATGGTGCTAAGATTTATTTGAAAAAAGAAAATGCACAACGTGTTCGTTCTTTTAAGATCCGTGGTGCCTATTATGCCATTTCCCAGCTCAGCAAGGAAGAACGTGAGCGTGGGGTAGTCTGTGCTTCTGCGGGAAATCATGCGCAGGGAGTTGCCTATACTTGTAATGAAATGAAGATTCCTGCTACTATCTTTATGCCCATTACTACTCCGCAACAAAAGATTGGTCAAGTTCGCTTTTTTGGTGGGGACTTCGTGACTATTAAATTAGTTGGAGATACCTTTGATGCCTCAGCCAAAGCAGCTCAAGAATTTACAGTTTCTGAAAATCGTACCTTTATTGATCCTTTTGATGATGCCCATGTTCAGGCAGGTCAAGGGACAGTTGCTTATGAGATTTTAGAAGAAGCTCGAAAAGAATCGATTGATTTTGATGCTGTCTTGGTTCCTGTTGGCGGCGGTGGTCTCATTGCTGGGGTTTCTACCTATATCAAGGAAACAAGTCCAGAGATTGAAGTCATTGGGGTAGAGGCTAATGGAGCGCGTTCTATGAAGGCTGCCTTTGAAGCTGGTGGACCTGTTAAGCTCAAAGAAATTGACAAATTTGCAGATGGGATTGCTGTACAAAAGGTAGGTCAGTTGACCTATGAAGCAACTCGTCAACATGTTCAAACCTTAGTAGGTGTCGATGAGGGATTGATTTCTGAAACCTTGATTGACCTCTACTCTAAGCAAGGGATTGTAGCTGAGCCTGCTGGAGCGGCTAGTATCGCTTCTTTAGAGGTTTTGGCTGAATATATCAAGGGGAAAACCATTTGTTGTATCATTTCTGGAGGAAATAATGATATCAACCGTATGCCGGAAATGGAAGAGCGTGCCTTGATTTATGATGGGATCAAGCATTACTTTGTGGTTAATTTTCCACAGCGTCCGGGGGCTTTGCGTGAGTTTGTAAATGATATCTTGGGGCCAAATGATGATATCACACGTTTTGAGTATATTAAGCGAGCTAGCAAGGGGACAGGCCCAGTATTGATTGGGATTGCCTTGGCAGATAAGCATGATTATGCAGGCTTGATTCGTCGAATGGAAGGTTTTGATCCAGCTTATATTAACTTAAATGGTAACGAAACGCTCTATAATATGCTTGTCTGA